From one Agathobaculum sp. NTUH-O15-33 genomic stretch:
- a CDS encoding ATP-binding protein: protein MTADNLSGLLDALSETSVYVIDENTRELLYCNRRCRDTGRGRAVIGAKCFDVWPEKCASCPLEQIGSKQTHHVVCFDPIQKTTVDITANRIQWNDQTPAVVVTSTPHRLNFEEAQGPQKIERMYAQSLVTVFNECIIANLTEDYYVNCQKDMLWTDIPEQGNFGAENRRYAQKTLHPDDLPLFEANFSREAMLRLFGEGKKQIIKRMRRLVDGGVYHMVEFSAARIERLGEDECWCVLIFRDIQEEYQLEQQRNVEVSQLATAAQTAYQMVIAVNLTKNTFHMLEYEREQVPKPGDEGAFQDLIEAELRTVHPEYRDEFNSRFSRNALIDAFTNGERIVSMRVPHLGENGEYRWHFTQVVRVESPHTDDLIEITLSRNIDDERRMQEEALQKERKAKLILEDALQKAENASQAKSDFLSRMSHDIRTPLNAIIGMTELAQLHLGDTGKQRDYLQKIADSGAHLLGLINDVLDVSKIESGAVELTHAPFDLRDTVREVVSMVRLAMQGKGQSLSVHVDKTLHSRVIGDATRLSQVLVNILENASKYTEAGGTISLYVDELKKWETKAGTYRFVIEDTGVGMEPAYVAHIFEPFSRAEDSRISKIAGTGLGMTIVKNIVSLMNGDIKVESDYGKGSRFTVTLCLPRCDEVETAPLTESSAKEALSASLRVLLVEDNELNRQIATEMLELLGARVETAEDGAQAINAICSHPPLYYDIVFMDVQMPVLNGYEATRAIRRSGMERIDELPIIAMTADAFAEDAQRARLSGMNGHLAKPISIDQLKNALISCSRWKTNHQNGIS from the coding sequence ATGACTGCTGACAACCTGAGTGGACTTTTGGACGCACTGTCCGAAACCAGCGTGTATGTCATAGATGAGAATACCCGCGAACTGCTGTACTGTAACCGGCGCTGCCGGGATACCGGACGGGGCAGGGCGGTAATTGGCGCAAAGTGCTTCGACGTATGGCCGGAAAAATGCGCCAGCTGTCCGTTAGAGCAGATCGGATCGAAGCAGACGCACCACGTTGTCTGCTTCGATCCGATTCAGAAAACCACGGTGGATATCACGGCCAACCGCATTCAGTGGAACGATCAAACGCCTGCCGTCGTTGTGACTTCGACCCCGCACCGCTTGAATTTTGAAGAGGCGCAGGGCCCTCAAAAAATAGAGCGCATGTACGCCCAAAGTCTGGTAACTGTCTTTAACGAATGCATTATCGCCAACCTGACTGAGGATTACTATGTCAACTGCCAAAAGGACATGTTGTGGACGGACATTCCGGAACAAGGTAATTTTGGCGCGGAGAACAGGCGGTATGCGCAAAAAACGCTGCATCCGGACGATCTGCCGCTTTTTGAAGCGAACTTTTCAAGAGAGGCCATGCTGCGGCTGTTTGGAGAAGGCAAAAAACAGATCATAAAGCGCATGCGCCGTTTGGTGGACGGCGGCGTTTACCATATGGTGGAGTTCAGCGCCGCCAGAATCGAGCGCTTGGGAGAGGACGAGTGCTGGTGCGTTCTCATTTTTCGCGATATTCAGGAGGAATACCAGCTGGAACAGCAGCGCAATGTCGAGGTGAGCCAGCTTGCCACGGCGGCGCAGACAGCCTATCAGATGGTGATCGCGGTCAACTTAACGAAAAACACCTTTCATATGCTGGAATACGAGCGCGAACAGGTGCCAAAGCCCGGCGACGAAGGCGCTTTTCAGGATCTGATCGAGGCTGAATTGCGCACCGTCCATCCGGAATACCGGGATGAATTTAACAGCAGGTTTTCGCGCAACGCCCTGATCGATGCTTTTACTAACGGCGAGCGCATCGTTTCCATGCGGGTGCCTCATTTGGGGGAAAACGGGGAATATCGCTGGCATTTCACGCAGGTGGTACGGGTGGAAAGCCCCCATACCGATGATCTGATCGAGATCACGCTTTCGCGCAATATCGACGATGAACGCCGCATGCAGGAAGAAGCGCTGCAAAAGGAGCGCAAAGCCAAGCTTATTCTGGAGGACGCGCTGCAAAAGGCGGAAAACGCCAGTCAGGCCAAAAGCGACTTTCTCTCCAGAATGAGCCACGATATCCGCACCCCGTTAAACGCCATCATCGGCATGACCGAGCTGGCGCAGCTGCATCTGGGCGATACGGGAAAGCAGCGGGATTATCTGCAAAAGATCGCCGATTCCGGCGCGCATCTGCTTGGGCTGATCAACGATGTACTGGATGTAAGCAAGATAGAAAGCGGCGCGGTAGAGCTGACGCACGCTCCCTTTGATCTGCGCGATACCGTGCGGGAAGTGGTTTCCATGGTTCGTCTGGCAATGCAAGGCAAGGGCCAATCCCTTTCGGTACATGTAGATAAAACGCTTCATTCGCGCGTGATAGGCGACGCGACGCGGCTGAGCCAAGTGCTGGTCAATATTCTGGAAAACGCTTCAAAGTACACGGAAGCGGGCGGAACGATCTCGCTTTACGTGGATGAACTGAAAAAATGGGAAACAAAAGCCGGCACCTATCGCTTTGTGATAGAGGATACCGGCGTAGGAATGGAGCCTGCATACGTAGCGCATATTTTCGAGCCGTTCAGCCGTGCGGAGGATAGCCGGATCAGTAAGATTGCCGGCACCGGGCTTGGCATGACGATCGTCAAAAACATCGTTTCGCTGATGAACGGCGATATCAAGGTAGAGAGCGACTACGGAAAAGGATCGCGCTTTACCGTTACCCTGTGTTTGCCCCGGTGCGACGAAGTAGAGACGGCCCCCCTTACCGAAAGCAGCGCTAAAGAGGCGCTGTCCGCCAGCCTTCGTGTGCTTTTGGTGGAGGACAACGAGCTGAACCGCCAGATCGCCACCGAGATGCTGGAACTGCTCGGTGCGCGCGTGGAAACCGCGGAGGACGGTGCGCAGGCAATAAACGCGATCTGCTCGCATCCGCCGCTGTATTACGATATTGTTTTTATGGATGTGCAGATGCCGGTGCTGAACGGTTATGAAGCCACGCGGGCGATACGGCGCTCCGGCATGGAGCGGATCGACGAGCTGCCGATCATCGCCATGACGGCGGACGCTTTCGCCGAGGATGCGCAGCGGGCGCGCCTTTCCGGCATGAACGGGCACTTGGCAAAGCCGATCTCCATCGACCAGCTGAAAAACGCTTTGATAAGCTGTAGCCGGTGGAAAACCAACCACCAAAACGGCATTTCGTAA
- a CDS encoding ABC transporter ATP-binding protein, whose product MNAIEYKNIRMAYGDRVIIENFSLAIPQGEFITIIGSSGCGKTTLLKMVNGLVEPTGGEVYVGGENVSRADITKLRRSIGYAIQGSVLFPHMTVEKNIAYVPNLLNKRDKQRTAEAVRKWMGIVRLDDSLRKRYPDQLSGGQQQRVGIARSLAASPDLLLMDEPFGAVDEITRASLQDEIARIHRETGITILFVTHDINEALRLGTRMLVMDRGAALQYDTPEAIRKQPANQFVQALLRRAL is encoded by the coding sequence ATGAACGCGATCGAATACAAAAATATCCGTATGGCCTATGGCGACCGGGTAATCATTGAGAATTTCAGCCTTGCCATCCCGCAGGGAGAGTTCATAACGATCATCGGCTCCTCCGGCTGCGGCAAAACGACCCTTTTGAAAATGGTAAACGGTTTGGTCGAGCCAACGGGCGGCGAGGTTTATGTGGGCGGCGAAAACGTCAGCCGCGCGGATATCACCAAGCTGCGCCGAAGCATCGGCTACGCCATACAGGGCAGCGTGCTCTTTCCCCATATGACGGTGGAAAAGAACATCGCTTACGTGCCGAACCTACTGAACAAACGAGACAAACAGCGCACGGCGGAGGCTGTACGGAAATGGATGGGCATCGTCCGTCTGGACGACTCGCTGCGCAAGCGCTATCCGGATCAGCTTTCCGGCGGACAGCAGCAGCGCGTCGGCATTGCGCGCTCGCTCGCCGCCTCCCCCGACCTGCTGCTGATGGATGAGCCGTTCGGCGCGGTGGATGAGATCACGCGCGCTTCCTTGCAGGATGAGATCGCCCGTATCCACCGGGAAACCGGCATCACCATCCTGTTTGTCACCCATGATATCAACGAAGCGCTGCGTCTTGGCACGCGCATGCTGGTCATGGACCGTGGCGCAGCGCTGCAATATGATACGCCCGAAGCCATCCGCAAACAGCCTGCCAATCAATTCGTACAAGCGCTGCTCCGCCGCGCACTCTAA
- a CDS encoding glycine betaine ABC transporter substrate-binding protein, with protein sequence MKKNKTLVVALAAAALISALAGCGKSEDTLHMATKPMTEQYILGSMMKTLIEAETDLTVEMTEGVGGGTSNIQPAMEKGDFDFYPEYTGTGWNFVLKEDGLYDESMFEQLQAGYQQMGMRWAGMLGFNNTFGVAVTKDAAEQYGLNTYSDLAAAAPSLTFGAEYDFFERDDGYDALCETYGLSFHNTMDLDIGLKYDAIRQKKIDVMNIFTTDGQLASSDLVVLKDDKNLYPSYMCGFVVRDEVLQAHPELQQVFDLVAQSITDAEMAKMNYQVETEGKAPEEVAAAFLQQKGLMA encoded by the coding sequence ATGAAGAAAAACAAGACCCTCGTTGTGGCGCTGGCGGCGGCCGCGCTTATTTCCGCCCTTGCGGGTTGCGGCAAGAGCGAAGACACGCTGCACATGGCGACCAAACCCATGACCGAGCAGTATATCCTTGGCAGCATGATGAAGACGCTGATCGAAGCGGAGACCGACCTTACCGTTGAAATGACAGAAGGCGTTGGCGGCGGTACCTCAAACATTCAGCCCGCGATGGAAAAAGGTGATTTTGATTTTTATCCCGAATACACCGGAACCGGCTGGAACTTCGTTTTAAAGGAGGACGGCCTCTACGATGAAAGCATGTTCGAGCAGCTGCAGGCGGGCTATCAGCAAATGGGCATGCGCTGGGCGGGCATGCTCGGCTTCAACAACACCTTCGGCGTCGCCGTGACAAAAGACGCCGCCGAACAATACGGCCTGAACACCTATTCCGATCTTGCCGCCGCCGCGCCTTCGCTCACCTTTGGCGCGGAATATGACTTCTTCGAGCGCGACGACGGGTATGACGCTCTTTGTGAGACCTACGGCCTATCGTTCCATAACACGATGGATCTGGACATCGGTCTGAAATACGACGCGATTCGGCAGAAAAAAATCGATGTGATGAATATCTTTACGACAGACGGCCAGCTTGCCTCTTCCGATCTTGTGGTGCTAAAGGATGATAAGAACCTTTATCCCTCCTACATGTGCGGTTTTGTCGTGCGCGACGAAGTCTTGCAGGCGCATCCTGAGCTACAGCAGGTATTCGATCTGGTCGCGCAGTCGATCACGGACGCGGAGATGGCGAAAATGAATTATCAGGTAGAGACCGAGGGCAAAGCGCCTGAGGAGGTGGCCGCGGCATTCTTGCAGCAAAAGGGGCTCATGGCGTAA